A window of the Vigna angularis cultivar LongXiaoDou No.4 chromosome 3, ASM1680809v1, whole genome shotgun sequence genome harbors these coding sequences:
- the LOC108325334 gene encoding glycinol 4-dimethylallyltransferase-like, which yields MATAHLISSPNVSSLTTGANLWGRKLSFNSIYYESSGGSKASKHNIKAQIQYNPLRSQQSLFNNQYKNTERGATYEENNKSYVVKAVAVPSSESESEVSNSKNIERGAIYEESHKSYVAKADNVPSSESESDASNSKNIVDSVKNFMAVVYQFIYPYAMYGRTSTTISASLVAVERLSDISPLFFIGLLQALIPSLFLDLYVNGVNQVFDFEIDKINKPHLPFASGKLSFKNCVFIVAASAILGLGLNLMIGSPPLIWNFVLNVVLVNCYSMNLPFLRWKQHPVLAALFVTTSLTLLFPISYFLHMQTFVLKKPLMFTRSLIVTLLFMGLYSTGIALSKDIPDVEGDIKHGVDSFAARLGQKKVFWICVSLFEMAFGVAFLAGASSSSPFWIKFAACLGNVVLGSILWYRAKDVDVTNPASSGSFYSFIWKLMMAGHVFLPLIR from the exons ATGGCTACGGCacatcttatatcttctcctaaCGTCTCTTCACTCACAACTG GTGCAAATCTTTGGGGCAGGAAACTCTCCTTCAACAGTATTTACTATGAAA GTTCTGGTGGATCAAAAGCTTCTAAGCACAATATAAAAGCTCAAATACAGTATAATCCTTTGAGGTCTCAACAATCACTGTTTAATAACCAATACAAAAACACTGAAAGAGGAGCAACATatgaagaaaacaataaaagttatgTTGTGAAAGCCGTCGCTGTGCCATCTTCTGAGTCAGAATCTGAAGTTTCCAACTCCAAAAACATTGAAAGAGGAGCAATATATGAAGAAAGCCATAAAAGTTATGTCGCGAAAGCCGACAATGTACCATCTTCTGAGTCAGAATCTGACGCTTCCAACTCCAAAAACATTGTCGACTCTGTCAAAAATTTCATGGCTGTTGTATACCAATTTATTTACCCTTACGCAATGTATGGTCGA ACGTCAACGACAATTTCTGCGTCTCTCGTTGCAGTAGAAAGACTATCAGATATATCTCCGTTGTTTTTTATTGGATTGTTACAG GCTTTGATACCTTCCTTGTTCTTGGATCTTTATGTTAATGGAGTGAATCAAGTGTTTGACTTCGAAATAGATAAG ATAAACAAGCCACATCTTCCATTCGCCTCTGGGAAATTGTCCTTCAAGAATTGTGTCTTTATTGTTGCCGCATCTGCAATCTTG GGTTTGGGGCTTAACTTGATGATAGGTTCTCCGCCACTGATTTGGAACTTTGTATTGAACGTTGTATTAGTGAATTGCTATTCAATGAAT CTTCCTTTCTTACGATGGAAGCAACATCCGGTGCTGGCAGCATTATTCGTAACCACTAGTCTGACATTGCTATTTCCAATTTCATACTTCCTTCATATGCAG ACGTTTGTGTTGAAGAAGCCACTTATGTTTACAAGATCATTGATTGTTACTCTGCTGTTCATGGGTTTGTACTCTACTGGTATAGCATTATCTAAG GATATACCTGACGTAGAAGGAGATATAAAACATGGCGTTGATTCTTTCGCAGCACGTTTAGGCCAGAAAAAA GTATTTTGGATTTGTGTTTCCCTTTTTGAAATGGCATTTGGAGTTGCCTTCTTGGCAGGagcatcatcttcatctccCTTTTGGATTAAATTTGCCGCG TGTCTTGGAAATGTTGTTCTTGGTTCAATTCTCTGGTACCGGGCCAAAGACGTAGATGTGACAAATCCAGCTTCTAGTGGATCCTTCTATTCATTTATCTGGAAG TTGATGATGGCGGGACACGTTTTTCTGCCTTTAATCAGATGA